GTGGCATCGGCCAACTGCAGGGCCGACAGGTTTACCGATACCGTCAACGCGGCAAAACCCTGTGCCTGCCACTGCGCCAGTTGCCCGCAGGCCTGTTGCAGCACCCAGGCGCCGATGGGACGGATCAGCCCGGTTTCCTCGGCCACCGGGATGAACCGGGCGGGCGACACCGAACCCAGCACAGGATTGTCCCAGCGCAGCAAGGCTTCGGCCCCCACCACGTCAAGGGTCTGGGCGTGGACCTTGGGCTGGAAGTGCAGGCTGAACTCGCCGCGCTCCAGGGCGTGGCGCAGTTGTTGCTCCAACGCCTGCCGCCGCAGGGCCAGCTGCTCGATCTCGGGCTCGTAAAAGCGGGCCATGTCGCGCCCGGCCGTTTTGGCCGCGTACATGGCGGCGTCGGCGCGGCGCATCAGCAGGGGCAGGTCCAGGCCGTCGTCCGGGTACAGCGCAATGCCCACGCTGCACGACACCTGCAGGTCGTGGCCATCGACATGGTGGGTTTGGCGGATCAGCGGAATCAGGCGGCGCTCGACCGTGTGCCGCACCTCGTCGGGCCCGGCCACGCCGCGCAGGATCACCACGTATTCATCACCCCCCAGGCGGCTCACGGTGTCGATGCTGCGCACCGCCTGGCTTAGACGGCTGGCCACCGAGCGCAGCACGCCGTCCCCAATGTGGTGGCCCAGGGTGTCGTTGATGTTCTTGAACCGGTCCAGGTCGATGAACAGCACGGCCACCTGTTCGCCGCTGCGCTGCGCGGCATCGATCGCGGCCTCCAGCCGGACCACGCACAGCGCCCGGTTGGGCAGCTCGGTCAAGACATCGTGCTGGGCCAGAAACTGCACCCGCGCCTCGGTGCGCTTGCGGTCGGTGATGTCCACCGAGATGCCGATGTACTGCGACACCGCACCAAAATGCGAGCCGTCGCGTACCGCCGAAATCATCAGCCAGGCCGGGTAGGTTTCGCCCGAGCGTTTGCGGAAATGCACCTCGCCCTGCCAGGCATCGCGGTCCTGCGACAGGTTATTGAGGCTCTGCGCCATGGTCGCTGCCTGGGTGCCGTCCAACAGCACGCTCAACGGCTCGCCAATCACCTCGTAGAAGTCGTAGGAGGTGCTGCGGCAAAACGCCCGGTTGACGCTCAGGATCTTTTGCTGCCCGTCCATGATGATGATGCTCTCGCTGGAGGCCTCGAACACCTTGGCCCAGAGCTCCAGGCGGCGCTCCATCACCTTGAGCACATTGATTGGCGTAAAGGCGGTGAGCACCGCGTCGCGGCCCTGGAACTGCAGCCTGCGCGCCGACAGCACGGCCCACGAGGGCTCGGCCCCGCCCAGCCAGCGCACCTCGAATTCATCCACCTTGCCCTGGTCCGACAGCTGCTGGAAGAACCGCGCGCGCACGCCCGGCTCCAGCCCGGTGCGCCAGGGGTCGCGGGTCTGCGCGGCCAGCCACGGCAGGGCCGGGGCGTTGGCGTGCAGCACCTCGTGGTCGGGCACCGAGGTGACCACCAATGCAATCGGAATCGCCTCTACCAGCGCCTGCTGGGCCTGGGCGGCGCGGCTGCGGGCGGCCGCCTCTTGCCCGGCCAGGCGCTGCTGGTCCAGCTGGGCCAGCATGCCATTGAAGGCGGTGACCAGCTGGCCGATTTCGTCGCGGCTGTGCCACACGGCCCGGCGCGAATGGTCGCCGGTCTGGCGCACCGCATCGGCCACCGCGGCCAGATTGGTCAAGGGGCGGGCAATCTGGCGGGCCACGGCATACACCAGGCTCAAGATGCAGCTCAGCAGCAGGAAGGCCGTGCCCAGGTGCAGCCACATGCGCTCGAATAGCGCGTCCACCCGTTCGTGCAGCAAGCGGTCCAGATCGGCAGCGGTGCGGACCCAGGCCTCGGTCAGCGCCAGCAGCGAATCGCCGTAGTGTTGTTGCAGCAGCTCCAGGTTGTGGGGGTTGGCATCGCCATCGGCCAGCAGCTGCACCGCCGCCAAAAACCCGCCCAGCCGGGCCTCCAGCACGGTGCGGCTGGCCTGCAGCGCGGCGCGTTGCGCCGGGGTGCCTGCGGCAAAGGCCTGGTTGTAGTCGGAGCGGATGCCCAGGACCACGGCATCCAACCGCCCGGCCAAAATCAGCAGCTCGGTGCGCCGGTCTTGCACGCCCGACGGAATGGCCACCGCCGAAGGCGCCGTGGGCAGGATGCGGATGGTGTCGTTGAGCACCTCCAGCAGCTCGGGAAAGCGCAGCACCACCAGCGACATGGCGTAGTAGCTGTCCAGGTCCGGGTCGAGGATCAGGTTGGACTGGTTGCCCACGGTGGTCAGCAGCTCGCGGGCTTGGCGCAGCATGAATTTGAGAGCGTTTTGGTGCTCGGGCGGGCGGGTCTCGGCGTTGAGCTGCTGCCAGCTATCGACAAAGGCCTTGCTGGCCTGGGCGGTCTGCAGGCTGTCGTCGTGGCTGACGCGCAAGCGGTCCAGCCGCAGCAAGGCCACCGATGCCGGTAATGCACCACTTTGGGGCGATAGAAAGGGCTGCATGAGCACGTCGCGCACCGCCACGCTGTAGGCCGTGCCGACGATCTCTTTGCGGGTGAAATCGATGGACTGGAATTTCTCGTGGATCAGGATGCTCGACACGTAGATGACCGCAGTCAGGTCGAGCAGGTAAATCAGCGTGAGCTTGCGCCCCACGCTCAGGCGACCCAGCCAGCGGGTAAAGATATGGGCGGGGTTAAGGCCTAGCGGCACAACTTGCGCACACGCGGTTTCCCGACAACATGGGCACGGCACCGCACAGCCCCGTGGGGCTGTGCGGTGCGTGTTTGTGTTTCACAGATACGGGTGCCGCACCATCGCATCTCAGGTGGTCACCGGCACCAGGAATTCGCGGCTGATGTGCGCGCCCAGTTCATTGACACGGTCCAGAAACTGCGTCAGATAGGCGTGCAGTCCGGTGGCCAGGATTTCGTCGATGCGGGCAAACTGCAGGTCGGCGCGCAGCTTGCCAGCGCGGCGCAGGGTTTCGCTGTTCGGGTTGTTGGACACCAGCGACAGGTTGCTCAGCACTTCATTCAGGCTGCCATGCAAGGAGCGCGGCATGTCGGCACGCAGGATCAGCAGCTCGGCCACGCGCTCGGGTTTGATCACGTCGCGGTAGACCTTGCGGTACACCTCGAAGCCCGAGACGCTGCGCAAAATAGCGCTCCAGTGGTAGAAGTCGTACTCTTGGTCCTTCTCGCTGGCGGCACCGAAAAAGTCGCTTTGCACGGCGTGGAACTTCACGTCCACCAGGCGCGCGGTGTTGTCGGCCCGCTCCAGAAAGGTGCCCAGGCGGGTGAAGTGGAAAGCCTCGTCCTGCAGCATGGTGCCCAGCGTGACACCGCGCGACAGGTGCGAGCGGAACTTGACCCACTCGAAGAATTGCGCCGGGTCGGTCTCGAACTCACCTGCCTTGAGCATGCGGTTCACATCCAGCCAGGTGGTGTTGAGCGTTTCCCAGACTTCGGTGGTCAGGGTACCGCGTACCGCACGGGCGTTTTCCCGGGCGGCCCGCAGGCAGGAGATGATGGAAGACGGGTTTTCTTCGTCCTTGACCATGAACTCCATCACCGCCTTGGAGGTGATTTCGCCATGCTTGGCCAGGTAGGGTTGCAGCAGTTCGCTAATCGATAGCAGGCCTTGCAAGCCCACCTGGGCGACGGCGGCCGACTGGGGCAGGAGCGCGGTTTGGTAATTGATGTCGAGCATACGGGCGGTGTTCTCCGCGCGCTCGGTGTAACGGGACATCCAGAAGAGATGGTCGGCGGTGCGTGACAGCATGTTTATTGTTCCTGTGGTCTGTTGTCTACGATTGGGACTGGATTTGGGTTTCTGCGGGAATCACCGGCACCGTGGCGGGCACGGCATCGTCTTCCAGAATCCAGGTGTCCTTGGTGCCGCCGCCTTGCGATGAGTTGACCACCAGAGAGCCTTCTTTCAGCGCCACGCGGGTCAGGCCGCCGGGCACGGTTTGCACGGTCTTGGCCGACAGCACGTAGGGGCGCAGGTCGATGTGGCGCGGGGCGATGCCGCTTTCCACAAAGGTGGGGCAACTGGACAGGCTGAGCGTGGGCTGGGCAATGTAGCCGCTGGGGTTGGCCAGCAGCGCCGCGCGGAACTCCTCGATCTCGGCCTTGGTGGAGGCCGGGCCGACCAGCATGCCGTAACCACCCGCGCCGTGCACTTCCTTGACCACGAGGTCCTTGAGGTTGGCCAGGGTGTACTTCAGGTCGTCCGGGTTGCGGCACATGAAGGTGGGCACGTTGTTCAGAATGGGTTTTTCACCCAGGTAGAACTCGATCATCTTGGGCACGTAGGGGTAGATCGACTTGTCGTCGGCCACGCCGGTGCCCACGCCGTTGCAGATGGTCACATTGCCTGCGGTGTAGGCGGCCATCAGGCCGTCGCAGCCCAGGGTGGAAGTGGGGCGGAACACCTGTGGATCGAGGTAGTCGTCGTCCACGCGGCGGTAGATCACGTCTACGCGCTTCGGGCCGCGGGTGGTGCGCATGTAGCAGAACTTGTCTTTGACAAAAAGGTCTTGCCCTTCAACCAGCTCGACACCCATTTGCTGGGCCAGGAAGGCGTGTTCGAAGTAGGCGCTGTTGTACATGCCGGGGGTCAGCACCACCACCGTGGGGTCGGACGTGGCAGCCGGGGCCGAGGCGCGCAGGGTCTCCAGCAGCAAATCGGGGTAGTGGGCCACGGGCGCCACGCGGTGGCTGTTGAACAGGTCGGGGAAAAGCCGCATCATCATCTTGCGGTCTTCCAGCATGTAGCTCACACCGCTGGGCACGCGCAGGTTGTCTTCGAGCACGTAGTACTCGCCGTTGCCCTGGGCATCGGGGGCACGCACGATGTCGACGCCGGAGATGTGCGAGTAGACGTTATTGGGCACGTCCACGCCCATCATTTCGGGGCGGAACTGGGCGTTGTTGATGACCTGGTCGCGCGGGATGATGCCGGCTTTCAGAATCTCCTGGTCGTGGTACACGTCGTGGATGAACCGGTTCAAGGCGGTGACGCGCTGCACCAGGCCCTTTTCCATGCTGCCCCACTCGTGGGCGGGGATGATGCGGGGGATCAGGTCGAAGGGAATCAGTCGCTCGGTGCCCGAGCCGTCTTCGTCTTTGGCGCCGTACACCGCAAAGGTGATGCCGACGCGGCGGAAGATCATCTCGGCTTCTTCTCGGCGCTTGGCCATCATGTCGCCGGGTTGCTTGGCGAGCCAGGCATCGTAGATTTTGTAGTGGTCCCGGATCTGCTTGCCCTCTGAGAAAAACTCGTACGGCAGCCCTGTGTACATCTCGTCAAATTTTTGCATAAATAAGTCCATCTCCTGATACATAAGCATAGCAAGTAGCGCGCCAGGTTGGTGCAAAAACAAGCGGTCGGTGGGGTGTGCGGGCCAGTCCGAGCCTCTGTGCAACCTCCACGGCACCCATCGTAGCGCTGTTTACCGGCGGGTCTTACGGCGGATGGTGCTGCCAGTAGCGCGGATCGTCCTGGCGATCGCAATGCATCTGCGCGGGTGCCGTGGTTTGCCAGCTGGCGGCCCCGCAGTGGCTGCTGTCCACCACCGGAATTCCCCGTGCCTGGTAGCGCTCCAGCACCAGCGGCGCAGGGTGGCCAAACCGGTTGCGGTAACCGGCCTGCACCAGCGCAAAGTGCGGTTGCACCGCGTCGAGAAATGCCGGGCTGCTGGAGGTTTTGCTGCCGTGGTGCGGTACCAGCAAAACGTCGGCCCGCAATGGAACCCGTTGGGCAAGGAGCGCGGCCTCTTGGGGTTGCTCGATATCGGCCACGAGTAACGCCGTGTAAGTGCCGTTGGTGATGCGCAACACGCAGCTCAAAGCGTTGGGTTTTTGCACATTGCCGTAGTCCGTGGCTTGGGGATGCAACACATCGAACTGCACGCCATCCCACGCCCAGCTTTGCCCCGCCATGCAAGGCTGTACCGCCCGCACGGCCTGCAGCGGGTTTCCGGCCTCCACGGAACTCAGCAGCCGGGCCTGCGGCTGGGTGGCCAACAGACTCGCCGCGCCACCACTGTGGTCGCTGTCGCGGTGGCTGACCACCACCGTGTCCACGCGCTCGCCCAGGGCCCGCAGCAACGGCACCAGCACCCGCTGGCCCGCGTCACTGTCCAGCCCGAAGCGCGGGCCGGTGTCGTACACCAGGGTGTGCCCGGCGGTGCGCACCAGTACGGCATTGCCTTGCCCGATGTCGGCGGCCAGCAGCCCAAAATGCCCCATGGGAGGGCGCGGCGTTTGCCACAGCAGCACCGGCAGCAGCAGCGGCACACCCAAAGCCCGCCAGGCCCAGGGCAGGCGCAGCACCAGCAATACCCCGCCTACTATGGCGCTTACGCTCATCCATAAAGCAGGAGCAGCTACGGAAAACGTAGCAAACGGCACAAGCGCCAGCATCTGCAACACCCAGCCCAGTGCGTCGATGGCCAGTGCTGCCGCCTGCCACAGCGGCGGCACCACCATGCCCAGCATGCACAGCGGTGTGACCACCAGCGTCACCCACGGGATCGCCAGCAGATTGGCCAGGAGCCCCACCACCGACACCTGCTGGAACAGCAGCAGCGTCAACGGGGCCAAAGCCAGGGTGATGGTCCACTGCTCTCGCAGCATCAAGCCAAATCGGCCTCCTGTGCTGATGGAATGGGCGTGAGAAGCTCCTGAATCTGTAGCAAAGAGTACGGCCACCGCCACAAAGCTCAGCCAGAACCCGGCCTGCAGCAAGGCATAGGGGTCGACGGCCAGCACCACCGCGCAAGCCAGCAGGCACACCGACGGCCAGGGCCATTGCCGCCCGCCCACCCGCAGCAGGCCCATGGTCGCCAGCATCCAGACGGTGCGCTGCGAGGGCACGCCCCAGCCGCTGAACACCGCGTAGCCCGTGGCCAGCAGCACGCCACCCACCAGCGCCACCTGCGGCACCGGCCAGGCTTCGCCGGCGCGCCAACCTAGTGAATCGCTGCGCCGCCAGAGCCAGCCCACGGCAGCGGCGGCCAGCCAGGCAAACATGGTCACGTGAAGGCCCGAGATGCTCATCAGATGCGCCACACCCGTGGCCCGGAACAGGTCCCAATCGGCCCGTTCGATGGCGTTCTGGTCGCCCACCACCAGCGCGGCGATGACCCCGGCCAGGTGCCGATCCGCCACATGCAGATAAATGCTGTCACGCACCGCCTGCCGGGCGCGCTCCACCGGGTGCTGCCAGGTGTCGGCCAGGCGCTGTGGGGCCACGTCCTTGGGCCCGGCACGCACGCTGCCGGTGGCCTGCACGCCCTGCTCCCACAGCCACAGCTCGTAGTCAAAACCGTGCGGATTGCGCCCGCCGTGCGGCGCCTTCAGGCGCACCGTCATCTGCCAACGCTCCCCGGCGCGCAGGCCATCGGGCTGGCGCTGCAGTTCCCATTGGGTGGCACTGCCGCCCATGCCAAAAGCCAGCATGCCGCTGTACCAGGCCAGGTCGACCACCGGCGGCACAGGCGCAGGTGCGCCATCCAAGCGTGCCGATTCAACTTGCAGACGAAACCGCAGACCTGCCTCGCTGCGCTGTGGCATAGCCACCACAACACCGACCAATTGGACGTCGCGCCCTTCCAGATTCGCGTCCAGCGAGGTGTAAGAAAATGCCACAGCCCGCACGCCGCACAATCCGAACGACAGCACCAGCCCACCCAGCAGTGCCGCCAGCCAACGCAAGGCGCCCGATCCGGCCGCCAGCCAAATTGCTATTTTATTGATAGCTGCCAGCGCAATCAGAATAAGCGCCAGCAGCACAAACAATCCATAGACCCAGCCGGGCCACAGCGCTGCCTGGCCCAATTGCAGGGCTGTGCCGAGCGCCCAGCCCAGCAAACCCGGGGCGACGAGCGCCACGCGTTTGATCTCCGAAGGCCACGGCTTTTGCATAAGGTCATACCCCAATCGCAACAGGTCTGGGCCAGGCAATGGCTCAGGACTTGCTAGTATGGGGGTAGGTCACGGCATTGCCGCAACCACCAGGACTTTCGCGAGACCCTCTGTGCGCCCAGAGGGCGACGCAAAAGGCGCTGCGCAAGTCCCTCCTTATTTTGAAGCCTCTAAGAGACGCATACATGTCCATCCATGCCGCACTGAACCACGTTACGCACTACAAGTACGACCGCCCGGTCAACCTCGGCCCCCAAGTGATTCGGCTGCGCCCAGCGCCCCACTGCCGCAGCAACGTCATCTCTTACTCGCTCAAGATAGAACCCGCTGAGCACTTCATCAATTGGCAGCAAGACCCGTTTGCCAACTACCAGGCCCGCCTGGTCTTCCCCGCCAAAACCACCGAATTCAAGGTCACCGTCGACCTGGTCGTCGAGATGGCGGTGTACAACCCCTTCGACTACTTCCTGGAGCCCGAGGCGCAGCACTTCCCCTTCAAGTACAGCCCCACGCTGCAGGAAGAGCTCTCGCCCTACCTGGTCACCGAGCCCGCCACGCCGCTGGTGCAGGCCTACCTGGACAAGCTGGACTTGAAAAAGCAGCCCACCAACGACTTTCTGGTCGCCATCAACCAGCAAATCCAGAGCGACATCAAGTACCTGATCCGCATGGAGCCCGGCGTGCAAACCCCGGAAGAAACCCTGGAAAAAGCCAGCGGCTCCTGCCGCGACTCCGGCTGGCTGCTGGTGCAACTGCTGCGCCACTGCGGCCTGGCGGCGCGCTTCGTGTCGGGCTACCTGATCCAGCTCACCCCCGACGTCAAGGCCCTGGACGGCCCCAGCGGCACCACGGTCGATTTCACCGACCTGCACGCCTGGTGCGAAGTGTTCCTGCCCGGCGCAGGCTGGGTCGGCCTGGATGCCACCTCCGGCCTGTTCGCAGGCGAAGGCCACATCCCGCTGGCCTGCACGCCCCAGCCGTCCAGCGCTGCGCCCATCGAAGGCGGCGTGGACGAAGCCGAGGTCGAATTTGCCCACCACATGGTGATCACGCGCCTGTACGAATCCCCCCGCGTCACCAAGCCCTACACCGATGAGCAATGGGCCGACATCCTGGCCCTGGGCGAAAAGGTCGATGAAAAGCTGGCCGCGGGCGACGTGCGTCTGACCATGGGCGGCGAGCCCACCTTTGTGGCGGTGAGCGACCGCGACGCCGCCGAATGGAACACCGATGCCCTGGGCCCTACAAAGCGCGCCTTCGCCACCGGCCTGACCCACAAGCTGCGCGACCAGTACGGCCAAGGCGGTTTCCTGCACTTCGGCCAGGGCAAGTGGTACCCCGGCGAGCAACTGCCGCGCTGGGCGCTCAACATCTTCTGGCGTGCGGACGGCCAGCCCGTGTGGCGCAACCCCGACCTGTTTGCCGACGAGCGCGTGCCCTCGCACTACACCAGCGAAGATGCCCGCCGCTTCACCGAGAAGCTGGCCACCAACCTAGGCATCACGCCCAAGTTCATCGTCCCCGCACATGAAGACACCTGGTACTACCTGTGGCGCGAACGCCGCCTGCCGGTGAATGTGGACCCGTTCAACTCCAAGCTCGGCGACGAGATGGAGCGCGCCCGCCTGCGCCGCGTGTTCGAGCAGAAGCTCGATGCCGTCATCGGCTACGTGCTGCCCGTCAAGCCCGCCGATACCAGCCGTGTCGCCGGTCCGGTCTGGACCACCGGCCCCTGGTTCGTGCGCGACGAGCGCATGTACCTGATGCCCGGCGACTCGCCCATGGGCCTGCGCCTGCCCCTGGACTCCCTGCCCTGGGTCAGCGAAGCCGAGTTCCCCTATATGGTGGAGCAAGACCCGTCCATCCCGCGCGAGCCGCTGCCCGAATCCAGCAGCATGTACGCCCGCTATGCGCAGCGCTCGGCCGCCAAACCCGGCGTGTTCACCACGAACATGACCGCCGTTGGCGGACCCGCCCGCCCCGGTGCTGCCACGGCCAGCCCCACCAGCATCCCCACGCTGACCGAACGCGCCACCCTGCCCTTCCAGGCCGGAGTGAACCCGGTGGCCGAAGCCACCCGCCAGCGCCAGGACCAGGTGGCCAGCGCCTACACCGCCGTGCCCCCCCTGGCCAGCGCCCACAGCCCGCTGCAAACCGAGCCCGCCAGCTTCTCCACCCGCGTGCCCGGCAAGAACGAATCGGCCCACTGGCTGACCCGCACCGCGCTGTGCGTGGAAGTGCGCGACCCGCGCCGCGCCAGTGGCCCCAAGGCCGAAGCCGTGGGCGAAAAGTCCGGTGTGCTGTACATCTTCATGCCGCCGCTGGAGATGCTGGAGGACTACCTGGAACTGCTGGCCGCGATTGAAAACACCGCCGAGCAACTGGGCGTGAAGCTGGTGCTGGAAGGCTACCCCCCTCCGCGCGACCCGCGCCTGAAGCTGCTGGCCGTGACCCCCGATCCGGGCGTGATCGAGGTCAACGTGCACCCCGTCGCCACCTGGGGCGAGCTGGTGGCCAACACCGAGTTCCTGTACGAGGCGGCGTTCGAATCGCGCCTGAGCGCCGAGAAGTTCATGACCGACGGCCGCCACATCGGCACCGGTGGTGGCAACCACTTTGTGATGGGCGGCGCCACGCCGGCCGACAGTCCGTTCCTGCGCAAGCCCGAACTGCTGACCAGCATGCTGCTGTACTGGCACAACCACCCGTCTTTAAGCTATTTGTTCAGCGGCATGTTTGTCGGCCCCACCAGCCAGTCACCGCGCGTGGACGAAGCCCGCAACGACCAGCTGTACGAGCTGGAAATCGCCATCGAACAGGTGGCCAAGAACCGCGAAAAATACGGCCAGGACATGCCGCCGTGGATCGTCGACCGCACGCTGCGCAACATCTTGATCGATGCCACCGGCAACACGCACCGCAGCGAGTTCTCCATCGACAAGATGTACTCGCCCGACAGCGCCACCGGCCGCCTGGGCCTGCTGGAACTGCGCGCCTTTGAAATGCCGCCGCACGCCCGCATGAGCATTTCGCAACAGCTGCTGCTGCGCGCCCTGGTGGCCCGCTTCTGGGACAACCCGTACAAGGCACCGGCCACCCGCTGGGGCACCGAGCTGCACGACCGCTTCATGCTGCCGACCTTCATCCAGATGGACTTCCACGATGTGATCGACGAAATGGTGGCCGCCGGCTTTGCCTTCGACCGCAGCTGGTTCGCGCCGCACCTGGAATTCCGTTTCCCGCTGGTGGGCGACGTCAAGAGCAGCGGCATCGAGATGACAGTGCGTAACGCACTGGAACCCTGGCACGTGCTGGGCGAAGAAAACGGCTCCACCGGCACCGCCCGGTATGTCGATTCCTCGCTGGAACGCATCGAGGTGAAGGTCACCGGCATGAACCAAAGCCGCTACGTCATCACCTGCAATGGCCGCGCCATGCCGATGCAGTCCACCGGCACCAACGGTGAGTTTGTGGCCGGTGTGCGCTACCGCGCCTGGAACCCGCCGTCGGCCCTGCACCCCACCATTGGCATCCACGCCCCGTTGACCTTCGACATCGTGGACACCTGGATGAAGCATTCCATCGGCGGCTGCCAGTACTTCGTGAACCACCCCGGTGGCCTGAGCTACGACACCTTCCCGGTCAATGCCTACACCGCCGAGAGCCGCCGCCTGTCGCGTTTCAGCCGCATGGGCCACACGCCCGGCGTGATGCATATCCCGCCCGCGACCATCAACGTGCCGGCCAGCAAAGAGTTCCCGTTCACACTCGATTTGCGCCGGTAAACAGCGCCTGGTAGCACAGAAGCTGCTCCGCACGGGGCGGCTTCTGTGCTTATGTTTTTATCACATACTTCCCTCCATTATTGACGTCCTTCAGCGCTCCGTAAGTCCCATTTCTGGTGTGACAATCGGGTGACACGTGGAAAACAAGACCCCCCCCCTTTTTCAAATGCCGATGTCAGAAGACCCCCGCGCACTGGCGTCGGCACTGGCACGTCCAGCACTGGCCGGGCACTTCGACGAACTGCGCGGCAGGTCGCGTCCCGCCGATGCACCGGCCCCCAAAAACCCCGAAGAAGAAGGGCCACTCACCACCGAATGGGGGGAGTTCTTTGAACAGCTCGGCTCCAGCGGCTTTGCCGACCTGAACCACCGCACCGAACAACTCCAGCGCCAGATCCACGACAACGGCGTGACCTACAACGTCTACGCCGACCCCGACAACCCGCAGCGGCCCTGGTCGCTCGATCTGTTCCCGATGATCGTCTCGCCCGAGAGCTGGAAACGGATCGAAGCCGGCGTGCTGCAGCGCGTGCGCGTGCTCGACCGCGTGTTGGCCGACATCTACGGCCCGCAACAGCTGCTGGCACGCGGCCTGCTGCCACCCGCGTTGGTGCAAGGCCACCCTGGCTATCTGCGCCCCATGCATGGCGTGCAACCCCTGGGCGGCACCCACCTGCACATCACCGCGTTTGACCTGGCGCGTGGCCCCGACGGCAACTGGTGGGTGGTGTCGCAGCGCACCCAGGCCCCCAGCGGGCTGGGCTATCTGCTGGAGAACCGCCTGTCGATCTCGCGGCTGTTTCCGCAGGCCTTTGAATCCATGCACATCCAGCGGCTGGCCTCCACCTACCGCAGCCTGGTCGATGGCCTCAAACGCATGAGTCCGGCGGGCAAGGACGCGCATATCGCCCTGCTGACCCCCGGCCCGTACAACGAAACCTATTTCGAACACGCCTATCTGGCCCGCTACCTGGGCCTGACCCTGGTGGAAGGGAGCGACCTGACGGTGCGCGACCAGCGCCTTTACCTCAAAACGCTCAAAGGCCTGGAGCCGGTGCACGGCCTGGTCAAGCGCCTGGACGACCAGTATCTGGACCCGCTGGAGCTGCGCCCCGACTCGCGCCTGGGTGTGCCCGGCCTGATGCAGGTGGTGCGCGCCGGCAACTTGGTAATGGCCAACCCGCCGGGCTCGGCGTTTCTGGAGTCGCCCGCA
This sequence is a window from Rhodoferax sp. WC2427. Protein-coding genes within it:
- a CDS encoding DUF2126 domain-containing protein; protein product: MSIHAALNHVTHYKYDRPVNLGPQVIRLRPAPHCRSNVISYSLKIEPAEHFINWQQDPFANYQARLVFPAKTTEFKVTVDLVVEMAVYNPFDYFLEPEAQHFPFKYSPTLQEELSPYLVTEPATPLVQAYLDKLDLKKQPTNDFLVAINQQIQSDIKYLIRMEPGVQTPEETLEKASGSCRDSGWLLVQLLRHCGLAARFVSGYLIQLTPDVKALDGPSGTTVDFTDLHAWCEVFLPGAGWVGLDATSGLFAGEGHIPLACTPQPSSAAPIEGGVDEAEVEFAHHMVITRLYESPRVTKPYTDEQWADILALGEKVDEKLAAGDVRLTMGGEPTFVAVSDRDAAEWNTDALGPTKRAFATGLTHKLRDQYGQGGFLHFGQGKWYPGEQLPRWALNIFWRADGQPVWRNPDLFADERVPSHYTSEDARRFTEKLATNLGITPKFIVPAHEDTWYYLWRERRLPVNVDPFNSKLGDEMERARLRRVFEQKLDAVIGYVLPVKPADTSRVAGPVWTTGPWFVRDERMYLMPGDSPMGLRLPLDSLPWVSEAEFPYMVEQDPSIPREPLPESSSMYARYAQRSAAKPGVFTTNMTAVGGPARPGAATASPTSIPTLTERATLPFQAGVNPVAEATRQRQDQVASAYTAVPPLASAHSPLQTEPASFSTRVPGKNESAHWLTRTALCVEVRDPRRASGPKAEAVGEKSGVLYIFMPPLEMLEDYLELLAAIENTAEQLGVKLVLEGYPPPRDPRLKLLAVTPDPGVIEVNVHPVATWGELVANTEFLYEAAFESRLSAEKFMTDGRHIGTGGGNHFVMGGATPADSPFLRKPELLTSMLLYWHNHPSLSYLFSGMFVGPTSQSPRVDEARNDQLYELEIAIEQVAKNREKYGQDMPPWIVDRTLRNILIDATGNTHRSEFSIDKMYSPDSATGRLGLLELRAFEMPPHARMSISQQLLLRALVARFWDNPYKAPATRWGTELHDRFMLPTFIQMDFHDVIDEMVAAGFAFDRSWFAPHLEFRFPLVGDVKSSGIEMTVRNALEPWHVLGEENGSTGTARYVDSSLERIEVKVTGMNQSRYVITCNGRAMPMQSTGTNGEFVAGVRYRAWNPPSALHPTIGIHAPLTFDIVDTWMKHSIGGCQYFVNHPGGLSYDTFPVNAYTAESRRLSRFSRMGHTPGVMHIPPATINVPASKEFPFTLDLRR